GGCTGCCCGGCGGAATGGCCGATGGGCTCTGCGGCAGGGTGGCCGAGGGGCTGCCCGACGCGATGGTCGCGAGCGTCGGGGGCGAGGAGTGACGGTTCGTCAAGTCCCTTCAGTGCGGCCTGCCATGCCCGCCGGGCGGCCTCCTGGTCCTGTCGGGCCAGCCAGGCCAGGTAGTCGCGGTAGGGGCGGACGCGGGGCAGGGCGGCGGGGTCGCCGTCCGAGGCGTACAGCCCGAAGAGTTCCCGGACCAGCACGGGCGCGGACCAGCCGTCCCAGAGCAGGTGGTGGGAGGAGATGACCAGACGGTGGTCACGGTCGGCGAACCGCACCAGGCGGAACCGGAGCAGCGGCGGGCGGGCCAGGTCGAACCGCTCGCCGCGCTCCCCTGCCAGCAGGTCTTCGAAGGCCCGTTCTCGCGCGCCCGGCGGCAGGGCGGTCAGGTCCGTGACCTGCCAGGGGGTGCGGACCTCGCTCCGGATCACCTGCACCGGGCGCCCGGAGCGCTGGGTGCGGAAGGCGGCGCGCAGGTTGGCGTGCCGGGCGAGCAGGGCCGCGGCGGCGGCACGCATCCGGGGTGCGTCCAGCGGCCCTTCGAGGACGAGGGTCATCTGCCCGGTGTAGACGTCGGGGGCGCGGGTGTCGTACAGCGCGTGGAAGACCATGCCCTCCTGCATCGGCGACAGGGGGAGGACGTCCTCCACGGCCGGGCGGGTCGCCATCAGTCGCGGGCTCCGCGCATGGCCTCGGCCAGGCTGCGCGGGCGCATGTCCGTCCAGTGGCGCTCGACGTACGCCAGGCAGGCGGCCCTGGTGTCGGGGCCGTGCACGCTGCTCCAGCCGGCCGGGACGGGGGCGAAGTCGGGCCAGAGGGAGTACTGGCCCTCGTCGTTGACCAGCACTCGGAAGACGCCGTTCTCGTCGTCGAACGGGTTGGCCATGGCTCAGTTCCTCTCCTGGGCGGCGGTCTGCGAGGTGTCGGCGGTGAGGACTCCGGTGAACTGGTCCGGCGCTCCGGGCACCGGCTCGGCCGGGTCCGCGCCGAGCGCGACGATCCGGTTGGCCTTGTCGACGTGCACCACCCGGGGCCGGAGCGCGGCCCGTTCGGAGTCGTCGAGGGCGGCGAAGGACATGATGACGACCAGGTGTCCGGGGTGGACGAGGTGGGCCGCGGCCCCGTTGATCCCGATGACGCCGCTGCCGGGTTCGCCGGTGATGGCGTAGGTGGTGAGCCGGGCGCCGTTGTCGATGTCGACGACCTGGACCTGTTCGCCCTCGACGATGTCGGCGGCCGTCATGAGGTCCCGGTCGATGGTGAGTGAGCCGACGTAGTGCAGGTCGGCCTGGGTCACGGTGGCGCGGTGGATCTTTCCATTGAGCACGGTGCGTTGCACCACTACCCCCTGAACAGATACTTAGGTGAGCCTAACCTAAATCACATTGCTCCGCTGCGGAAGAACCCCGGAAGCACTCGGTTCACGGCCTCCGGGCGTTCCAGGTAGCCGTAGTGGCCGCCCTCTCCCTCGGCTGTCAGTCGGCTGCCTCGGCCGGGGTCCTGGCCCCGTCCTCGACGGGCGGACCGCCGTCCGCCGCCCCGTGCAGGGTGGCCCTGCGCAGGCCCGGCATGGCCACGGCCAGGGTCGCCACGCCCGCCAGGCAGACCAGTCCGCCGACGGCCACGGCGCCCGAGGCCGAGCCCAGTGCGCGCGAGACCAGCCCCGCTTCGACGTTGCCGACCGACGTGCCGGCGGTGGCCTGGGCGAGCCACAGGCTGCCGACCCGGCCCTGGAGGCGGTCCGGCGTGTAGTGCTGGAGCAGGGCCCGGCGCAGGATCTCCGAGGCCGTGTCGCCGAGGCCCGCGAGCGCCAGGAAGAACAGCGCGAGCCCCAGGTTCGGGCTGAGTCCGAAGCAGGTGATGGCCACGCCCCACACCGCGACCGCGCCGATCAGGGCCCGTCCGGTGTGGTGCACCCGGCCGGTCCAGCCGCTGGTCAGCGCCCCGAAGAAGGAGCCGACCGCAGGGGCGGTGTAGAGCAGGCCGACGGTGGACGGGCCGCCGCCGAAGTGCTCGGTGCCGAGCTCCGGGAAGAGCGCGTACGGCATCGCGAAGACGACCGCGCAGACGTCGATCAGCAGCAGCCCGGCCACCACCTGGTTGCCGCGCAGGAAGCGCAGCCCCTCCCCCATCGCCTTCAGCGGATGCTGGGCCTCGGCCGGTCCGTCCGGCGGCAGCGCGGGCAGCGGGGCGAGCAGGGCGAGGCCGACGACGTACACGGCCGCGTCGATCGCGAAGCACATGGCGATGCCCGGCCCCGCGGCGATGACGCCGGCGAGCGAGGGGCCGACCATGCCGCCGAGTTGGGCGGTGAGGGTGGTCAACGCCCCGGCCGCGGCGAGCTGTCCGGGCGCGACCAGGCTCGGGGTGGCGGC
The Streptomyces sp. NBC_01485 genome window above contains:
- a CDS encoding MbtH family protein — protein: MANPFDDENGVFRVLVNDEGQYSLWPDFAPVPAGWSSVHGPDTRAACLAYVERHWTDMRPRSLAEAMRGARD
- the panD gene encoding aspartate 1-decarboxylase — protein: MQRTVLNGKIHRATVTQADLHYVGSLTIDRDLMTAADIVEGEQVQVVDIDNGARLTTYAITGEPGSGVIGINGAAAHLVHPGHLVVIMSFAALDDSERAALRPRVVHVDKANRIVALGADPAEPVPGAPDQFTGVLTADTSQTAAQERN
- the entS gene encoding enterobactin transporter EntS, with translation MRLGEVVVDVAPLRSSRDYRLVFATQAISMVGTHLTSVAASLQIYDLTGSSVQVGLMSLALGLALLVGLVAGGLLADRADRRRVVLLTRASTAVVIAGLAVNAALAEPHVWFVYVAAVLAGGISGLGAPAMMAATPSLVAPGQLAAAGALTTLTAQLGGMVGPSLAGVIAAGPGIAMCFAIDAAVYVVGLALLAPLPALPPDGPAEAQHPLKAMGEGLRFLRGNQVVAGLLLIDVCAVVFAMPYALFPELGTEHFGGGPSTVGLLYTAPAVGSFFGALTSGWTGRVHHTGRALIGAVAVWGVAITCFGLSPNLGLALFFLALAGLGDTASEILRRALLQHYTPDRLQGRVGSLWLAQATAGTSVGNVEAGLVSRALGSASGAVAVGGLVCLAGVATLAVAMPGLRRATLHGAADGGPPVEDGARTPAEAAD